A genome region from Manihot esculenta cultivar AM560-2 chromosome 5, M.esculenta_v8, whole genome shotgun sequence includes the following:
- the LOC110614516 gene encoding F-box protein GID2: MKRSLDAQPQNAAPVVGDDVKMKKIKHQQEEEEEKMEDGVNTGTGFVNLDENLLFEVFKHVDARTLGRAACVSKQWHRTAQDERLWELICTRHSANIGCGIQQLRSVVLALGGFRRLHSQYLLPLSKPQSSSTASSSSSSSWSPFPAMIGSKPPAKWGKDEVHLSLSLLSIRYYEKMNFSNRGR; encoded by the coding sequence ATGAAGCGCTCTCTTGATGCTCAACCCCAAAACGCTGCTCCGGTTGTCGGAGACGATGTCAAAATGAAGAAGATAAAGCATCagcaggaagaggaagaggaaaaaATGGAGGATGGAGTTAATACGGGAACTGGGTTTGTTAATTTAGATGAGAATTTGCTTTTTGAGGTCTTCAAACACGTGGATGCGAGAACTCTGGGGAGGGCCGCCTGTGTGAGCAAGCAGTGGCATCGGACTGCGCAGGATGAGAGGCTTTGGGAGTTGATCTGTACTAGACACTCTGCTAATATTGGATGTGGTATCCAACAACTGAGATCTGTTGTTCTAGCTCTTGGTGGGTTTCGTCGTCTTCACTCTCAGTATTTATTGCCTCTTTCTAAGCCACAATCAAGTTCCACGGCTTCAAGTTCGTCGTCCTCGTCTTGGTCTCCTTTCCCGGCAATGATTGGCTCGAAGCCCCCGGCTAAGTGGGGAAAGGACGAGGTGCATCTCTCACTGTCTCTGCTTTCGATACGGTATTATGAAAAGATGAATTTCAGTAACAGAGGGAGATGA